One genomic region from Cyanobium usitatum str. Tous encodes:
- a CDS encoding glucose-6-phosphate dehydrogenase assembly protein OpcA, protein MSTQLTLQAPLALPPDQVPGYLERLWDRELGSSPGAATFTLVVWEGSWLEQQLVRCGRLDGPITGLLNETVLEAARAAAVSCGLPLSTAPMDPKLAWALGQLGGNHHAEDQRGQFVEGAISAHMPRRLITLAPTLDGGQPLETLVAAYCPLPEEGAGGSACGDVVVLRGGTGALRQNLDLVQPLIAPDLPCWVWWNSSLDEAPEVMAALATGARRLVVDSSLGDPRRCLDLLVDRITAGQPINDLNWLRLRSWRESLAMVFDPPSRRDALNHVVQLDLDVEGSNPVKGLLLAAWLADRLGWHLISTYAVDGDGVGDGIGAEFERTDGQTVRFRQMPVPVGVPKTHPGAMVGLRLICQSSQGSPLCVILCSESGGCMRLESGGMASMELAEEVVPLPNESEEMEMARLLSGGHDSTNPLLAAAAPLAAKLLP, encoded by the coding sequence ATGTCGACCCAGCTCACCCTCCAGGCTCCCCTCGCCCTACCCCCCGACCAGGTGCCCGGCTACCTGGAGCGCCTCTGGGATCGAGAGTTGGGCAGCTCCCCCGGCGCCGCCACCTTCACCCTGGTGGTGTGGGAGGGCTCCTGGCTGGAGCAGCAGCTGGTGCGCTGCGGCCGGCTGGATGGACCAATCACGGGTCTGCTCAATGAAACGGTGCTGGAGGCGGCCCGCGCCGCAGCGGTGAGCTGTGGCTTGCCCCTGAGCACGGCACCGATGGATCCCAAGCTGGCCTGGGCGCTCGGCCAGTTGGGCGGCAATCACCACGCCGAAGACCAGCGCGGCCAGTTTGTGGAAGGGGCGATCAGCGCCCACATGCCCCGGCGGCTGATCACCCTGGCCCCCACCCTCGACGGCGGCCAGCCGCTGGAAACCCTGGTGGCCGCGTACTGCCCCCTGCCGGAGGAGGGCGCTGGCGGCTCCGCCTGCGGCGACGTGGTGGTGCTCAGGGGCGGCACCGGTGCCCTGCGCCAGAACCTCGACCTGGTCCAACCCCTGATAGCCCCCGACCTGCCCTGCTGGGTGTGGTGGAATAGCAGCCTCGATGAGGCCCCTGAGGTGATGGCGGCTCTAGCCACCGGCGCCCGGCGCCTGGTGGTGGATTCGTCGCTGGGGGATCCACGCCGCTGCCTCGACCTACTGGTGGACCGGATCACGGCGGGCCAGCCGATCAACGACCTCAACTGGCTGCGGCTGCGCAGCTGGCGCGAATCGCTGGCGATGGTGTTTGATCCGCCCTCGCGGCGCGATGCACTCAATCACGTGGTGCAGCTCGACCTCGACGTGGAGGGCTCCAACCCTGTGAAGGGTTTGCTGTTGGCGGCCTGGCTGGCCGATCGGCTGGGCTGGCACCTGATCTCCACCTATGCGGTGGATGGCGATGGGGTGGGCGATGGCATCGGCGCCGAATTCGAGCGCACCGACGGCCAGACCGTGCGCTTCCGCCAGATGCCAGTGCCAGTGGGCGTACCCAAAACCCACCCCGGCGCCATGGTGGGGCTGCGGCTGATCTGCCAAAGCAGCCAGGGCTCACCGCTATGCGTGATCCTCTGCTCCGAATCGGGCGGCTGCATGCGGCTCGAATCGGGCGGCATGGCCAGCATGGAACTGGCTGAGGAGGTAGTGCCCCTGCCCAATGAGAGCGAGGAGATGGAGATGGCCCGCCTGCTCTCCGGCGGCCACGACTCCACCAACCCCCTGCTGGCAGCCGCCGCCCCCCTCGCCGCCAAACTGCTGCCCTGA